One Bombus pyrosoma isolate SC7728 linkage group LG7, ASM1482585v1, whole genome shotgun sequence genomic window carries:
- the LOC122569632 gene encoding flotillin-1 isoform X2 encodes MSCGFVTCGPNEALVVSGCCYSKPLLVPGGRVFVWPIVQQVQKISLNTMTLQVESPTVYTCQGVPISVTGIAQVKIQGQNEEMLSTACEQFLGKTEEEIHNIALVTLEGHQRAIMGSMTVEEIYKDRKKFSKEVFEVASSDLVNMGITVVSYTLKDIRDEEGYLKALGMARTAEVKRDARIGEAEARRDAQIREAIAEEQRMAARFLNDTEIAKAQRDFELKKAAYDVEVQTKKAEAEMAFELQAAKTKQRIMEEQMQIKVVERGQEIAVQEQEMMRRERELDATVRRPADAEKYRLEKMAEANKLRLVMEAEAEAEAIKIRGEAEAFAIEAKAKAEAEQMAKKAAAWNEYKSAAMIDMMLDTLPKVAAEVAAPLSQAKKITMVSSGSGTIGAEKLTEEVFNIVTRVPDLVKNLTGVDIAKSVHAA; translated from the exons ATGAGTTGTGGATTCGTTACTTGTGGCCCAAACGAGGCTCTCGTAGTATCAG gatGTTGCTACAGCAAGCCTCTACTAGTACCTGGTGGTCGAGTATTTGTTTGGCCTATTGTCCAACAAGTACAAAA aatttcattgaataCTATGACTTTACAAGTAGAAAGTCCAACTGTGTATACATGTCAAGGTGTACCAATATCTGTAACAGGAATTGCACAg GTCAAAATACAAGGCCAAAATGAGGAAATGTTATCCACAGCATGTGAACAGTTTCTTGGGAAAACTGAAGaagaaattcataatattgCACTTGTAACATTAGAAGGACATCAACGGGCCATAATGGGAAGCATGACTGTAGAG GAAATATACAAGGATCGTAAAAAATTCAGCAAGGAGGTTTTTGAAGTAGCAAGCAGTGATCTAGTCAATATGGGCATTACTGTTGTTTCCTATACATTAAAAGATATTCGAGATGAAGAA GGATACCTGAAAGCTCTTGGTATGGCAAGAACAGCTGAGGTGAAACGTGATGCAAGAATCGGTGAAGCAGAAGCTCGCAGAGATGCTCAAATTCGCGAAGCCATCGCTGAAGAACAAAGAATGGCTGCTCGTTTTCTTAATGATACCGAGATTGCTAAAGCGCAGCGTGATTTTGAATTAAAGAAAGCCGCATATGACGTTGAAGTGCAAACCAAA AAAGCAGAAGCAGAGATGGCATTTGAATTGCAAGCTGCGAAAACTAAGCAAAGGATTATGGAAGaacaaatgcaaataaaagtgGTTGAACGTGGACAAGAAATTGCAGTACAAGAACAAGAAATGATGAGACGCGAACGAGAATTGGATGCAACTGTACGACGCCCAGCTGATGCAGAAAAATATAG ATTAGAAAAAATGGCTGAAGCTAACAAACTGCGTTTAGTAATGGAAGCTGAAGCCGAAGCAGAAGCCATCAAAATTCGTGGTGAAGCAGAGGCCTTTGCCATTGAAGCAAAGGCTAAAGCAGAAGCGGAACAAATGGCAAAGAAAGCAGCTGCATGGAATGAATATAAGAGCGCTGCTATGATAGACATGATGTTAGATACTCTTCCAaag GTTGCCGCTGAAGTCGCAGCACCTTTGTCACAAGCCAAAAAGATAACAATGGTTTCTAGTGGAAGTGGAACTATTGGAGCAGAAAAGCTAACCGAAGAAGTGTTTAATATAGTGACGCGTGTACCGGATTtggttaaaaatttaacaggCGTGGATATTGCAAAG tCTGTTCATGCGGCTTAA
- the LOC122569632 gene encoding flotillin-1 isoform X1, whose amino-acid sequence MSCGFVTCGPNEALVVSGCCYSKPLLVPGGRVFVWPIVQQVQKISLNTMTLQVESPTVYTCQGVPISVTGIAQVKIQGQNEEMLSTACEQFLGKTEEEIHNIALVTLEGHQRAIMGSMTVEEIYKDRKKFSKEVFEVASSDLVNMGITVVSYTLKDIRDEEGAKGYLKALGMARTAEVKRDARIGEAEARRDAQIREAIAEEQRMAARFLNDTEIAKAQRDFELKKAAYDVEVQTKKAEAEMAFELQAAKTKQRIMEEQMQIKVVERGQEIAVQEQEMMRRERELDATVRRPADAEKYRLEKMAEANKLRLVMEAEAEAEAIKIRGEAEAFAIEAKAKAEAEQMAKKAAAWNEYKSAAMIDMMLDTLPKVAAEVAAPLSQAKKITMVSSGSGTIGAEKLTEEVFNIVTRVPDLVKNLTGVDIAKSVHAA is encoded by the exons ATGAGTTGTGGATTCGTTACTTGTGGCCCAAACGAGGCTCTCGTAGTATCAG gatGTTGCTACAGCAAGCCTCTACTAGTACCTGGTGGTCGAGTATTTGTTTGGCCTATTGTCCAACAAGTACAAAA aatttcattgaataCTATGACTTTACAAGTAGAAAGTCCAACTGTGTATACATGTCAAGGTGTACCAATATCTGTAACAGGAATTGCACAg GTCAAAATACAAGGCCAAAATGAGGAAATGTTATCCACAGCATGTGAACAGTTTCTTGGGAAAACTGAAGaagaaattcataatattgCACTTGTAACATTAGAAGGACATCAACGGGCCATAATGGGAAGCATGACTGTAGAG GAAATATACAAGGATCGTAAAAAATTCAGCAAGGAGGTTTTTGAAGTAGCAAGCAGTGATCTAGTCAATATGGGCATTACTGTTGTTTCCTATACATTAAAAGATATTCGAGATGAAGAA GGGGCAAAG GGATACCTGAAAGCTCTTGGTATGGCAAGAACAGCTGAGGTGAAACGTGATGCAAGAATCGGTGAAGCAGAAGCTCGCAGAGATGCTCAAATTCGCGAAGCCATCGCTGAAGAACAAAGAATGGCTGCTCGTTTTCTTAATGATACCGAGATTGCTAAAGCGCAGCGTGATTTTGAATTAAAGAAAGCCGCATATGACGTTGAAGTGCAAACCAAA AAAGCAGAAGCAGAGATGGCATTTGAATTGCAAGCTGCGAAAACTAAGCAAAGGATTATGGAAGaacaaatgcaaataaaagtgGTTGAACGTGGACAAGAAATTGCAGTACAAGAACAAGAAATGATGAGACGCGAACGAGAATTGGATGCAACTGTACGACGCCCAGCTGATGCAGAAAAATATAG ATTAGAAAAAATGGCTGAAGCTAACAAACTGCGTTTAGTAATGGAAGCTGAAGCCGAAGCAGAAGCCATCAAAATTCGTGGTGAAGCAGAGGCCTTTGCCATTGAAGCAAAGGCTAAAGCAGAAGCGGAACAAATGGCAAAGAAAGCAGCTGCATGGAATGAATATAAGAGCGCTGCTATGATAGACATGATGTTAGATACTCTTCCAaag GTTGCCGCTGAAGTCGCAGCACCTTTGTCACAAGCCAAAAAGATAACAATGGTTTCTAGTGGAAGTGGAACTATTGGAGCAGAAAAGCTAACCGAAGAAGTGTTTAATATAGTGACGCGTGTACCGGATTtggttaaaaatttaacaggCGTGGATATTGCAAAG tCTGTTCATGCGGCTTAA